From a single Miscanthus floridulus cultivar M001 chromosome 8, ASM1932011v1, whole genome shotgun sequence genomic region:
- the LOC136471635 gene encoding NAC domain-containing protein 76-like: MHPSCSPLAVPPGFRFHPTDEELLYYYLRKKVAYEPIDLDVIREVDLNKLEPWDLKDRCRIGTERQDEWYFFSHKDKKYPTGTRTNRATTAGFWKATGRDKAIFLGNAGRRIGLRKTLVFYTGRAPHGKKTDWIMHEYRLNDDNVEVPITEDGWVVCRVFKKKSIQRGFDDQLGMVAGAGDDDELRSFHSPGGVTPVEQKHGLHLRQLMHGGVPAFDPSMHLPHLTSAEGPLGAPAFTSGTSAVAMNLLDMGCSPNNMVKMTTSCGSASDMPLNSGERFGAAADWSILDKLLASHQNLDQLFHCKFAGTTLAVS; encoded by the exons ATGCATCCGAGCTGCTCTCCACTGGCAGTGCCTCCGGGCTTCCGGTTCCACCCGACTGACGAGgagctactctactactacctgAGGAAGAAGGTTGCTTATGAGCCCATAGATCTTGATGTCATAAGGGAGGTCGACCTCAACAAGCTTGAACCATGGGACCTCAAAG ATCGGTGCAGGATTGGGACGGAGCGTCAGGATGAGTGGTATTTCTTCAGCCACAAGGACAAGAAGTATCCTACGGGGACACGAACCAACCGGGCAACAACGGCTGGGTTTTGGAAGGCAACGGGGCGGGACAAGGCCATCTTCCTCGGCAACGCTGGGAGGAGGATCGGCCTGAGGAAGACGCTGGTGTTTTACACCGGCAGGGCACCCCATGGCAAGAAGACGGACTGGATCATGCACGAGTACCGCCTCAACGATGACAACGTCGAGGTGCCGATTACG GAGGATGGATGGGTGGTGTGTAGGGTTTTCAAGAAAAAGAGCATCCAGAGGGGATTCGACGACCAGCTGGGCATGGTGGCGGGCGCCGGCGATGACGACGAACTCCGTTCCTTCCACTCCCCGGGAGGCGTGACTCCGGTGGAGCAGAAGCACGGCCTCCACCTCCGCCAGCTCATGCATGGCGGAGTCCCCGCCTTCGACCCCTCCATGCACCTTCCACACCTCACGAGTGCGGAGGGGCCGCTGGGCGCCCCGGCATTTACATCCGGCACATCGGCTGTGGCCATGAACCTGCTCGACATGGGTTGTTCTCCCAACAACATGGTGAAGATGACGACATCATGTGGCTCTGCCAGTGACATGCCGCTGAACAGCGGTGAGCGCTTCGGTGCCGCCGCCGATTGGTCGATCCTCGACAAGCTGCTGGCGTCACACCAGAACCTTGACCAACTCTTCCATTGCAAGTTCGCAGGAACAACCTTAGCAGTGTCCTAA